The following are from one region of the Halarcobacter sp. genome:
- a CDS encoding DUF2391 family protein: MSKDLRFNLEDVSQIIIGSFALAIPISFSEEAWRLSETLPFFNLSLLLLLSFCFLGFYTFQSIFQGAVKHRLFAFVFRVFIAYLIATVVVFLILLAIDKLPLIDETVIAIKRIIVISMPASMGAIIVDGFDKE, translated from the coding sequence ATGTCAAAAGATTTGAGATTTAATTTAGAAGATGTTAGTCAGATAATTATTGGTTCTTTTGCCTTGGCAATTCCAATATCTTTCTCAGAAGAGGCTTGGCGATTAAGTGAAACTTTGCCTTTTTTTAACCTATCTTTATTACTTCTCTTATCTTTTTGTTTTTTAGGTTTTTATACTTTTCAAAGTATATTTCAAGGTGCTGTAAAACATAGACTCTTTGCTTTTGTTTTCAGAGTATTTATTGCATATTTGATTGCTACAGTAGTAGTTTTTTTAATACTTTTAGCAATAGACAAATTACCCTTGATTGATGAAACAGTTATAGCAATAAAAAGAATAATAGTAATATCTATGCCAGCTTCCATGGGAGCTATTATTGTTGATGGTTTTGATAAGGAATAA
- a CDS encoding cupin domain-containing protein, with protein sequence MLFDNIYDDILIDKKNEQFIDLIKNENVRIEKIVSNGQCSPKDFWYSQDENEFVIILKGEAILEFENEKVPMLEGDYINIPSKRKHRVEYTLKDEPTIWLAVFY encoded by the coding sequence ATGCTATTTGACAATATTTATGATGACATTTTAATCGATAAAAAAAATGAACAGTTTATTGATTTAATAAAAAATGAAAATGTAAGAATAGAAAAAATTGTATCAAATGGACAATGTTCACCAAAAGATTTTTGGTATTCTCAAGATGAAAATGAGTTTGTTATTATCTTAAAAGGTGAAGCTATACTTGAATTTGAAAACGAAAAAGTTCCTATGTTAGAAGGTGATTATATAAATATCCCTTCCAAAAGAAAACATAGAGTGGAATACACTTTAAAAGATGAGCCAACAATCTGGCTGGCAGTTTTTTATTAA
- a CDS encoding molybdopterin-dependent oxidoreductase, whose protein sequence is MNKNRRRFLLGTTVVAGCASVVGYKDTLKAAATMSRNGEKTNDPIYTNSLETEGIIFDKFSKNDDYSLRSSVCNGCTTHCGVRVKVDNKTDNVVKVTGNPYSPLSSDPWLPYNTSLEKSFSLLERDSKENLTYRSTACARGNVVFDKINDKLRVLKPLKRVGNRGENKWEEIEIEQLLEEITKGGNLFGEGEVEGLASIRDLTTPIKNENPEMGPKANQLCILGTGDDGRKAFMVHRFKNSFGTMNYQGHTSICGLSMRSGEASYLGDFKKYPHLKPDFEYCEYLLTFGTAPGQAGNPFKRQSKLLTKGRVKENLKCVTVAPMLTNSDNIAVGEKSEWIPILPGGDLAFAMGLLQVIIANSLYNEKYLRIPSLEAKERLNDASYTNATHLVIQEGKNKGKFLEQDKEPLVLDAVDGKLKKASLVDQAELFVDKVITIDETTYKVKSSMTLLKESAFEQSLETYAEESGISKEKIIATAKEFTSHGRKAATDCHGGTMHTTGFYTTYAIMMLGAMVGNLNYKGGMSAGGGRYKDFKGSKYNLVGYKGKVKAKGYRVDKTRVAYEKTAEFKEKIAKGENPYPAKDTWYPFTNAIESDIITNSANEYPYKLKALISWNANFVYGQSGSQNIVKLLKDPNTSVPLIIAIDPFINETSQYADYIVPDSVIYETWGVAGAWAGSQTKINTAAFPMIKPKQARFKNGEPICMDSFMIELGKKLNLPGFGENAIVGNDGKKYPLNRPQDFYIRAFENIALDKNGVPDITDEEIKLASLEPYIKTLQNISGENWRKTAYVMARGGRFESKEDGYKEDKLAHKYTNIINIYNQTVGTSKHALTGEEFSGTPRFYMARLNDGKLLKDIYPKNRFPMLAFSYKSNVLSQCDASSSKLQHIRFTTYVDMNPSTAKEKGLKHGDMVKITSQDGIVTGMLRYKNGLYPECIGIEHGLGRDAEGAVAVTINNKTFEARVARKSGVNINKLGLLDKSRRLATLGDFVIGSNARQAIPVDITKIS, encoded by the coding sequence ATGAACAAAAATAGAAGAAGATTTTTATTAGGAACAACAGTTGTAGCAGGTTGTGCTTCTGTTGTTGGATATAAAGATACATTAAAAGCTGCTGCTACAATGAGTAGAAATGGCGAAAAAACAAATGATCCAATCTATACTAATTCTCTTGAAACAGAAGGGATTATATTTGATAAATTTTCTAAAAATGATGATTACTCTTTAAGAAGTAGTGTATGTAATGGATGTACTACTCACTGTGGTGTTAGAGTTAAAGTAGATAATAAAACAGATAATGTAGTAAAAGTAACAGGAAATCCATATAGTCCTTTATCTAGTGACCCATGGCTTCCTTACAATACATCTTTGGAAAAAAGTTTTTCTCTTCTAGAAAGAGATTCTAAAGAGAATTTAACTTACAGATCAACTGCTTGTGCAAGGGGTAATGTAGTATTTGATAAGATAAATGATAAATTAAGAGTATTAAAACCTTTAAAAAGAGTAGGAAATAGAGGTGAAAATAAATGGGAAGAGATAGAGATAGAACAACTTCTTGAAGAGATAACAAAAGGTGGGAATCTTTTTGGTGAAGGTGAAGTTGAAGGGTTAGCTTCTATTAGAGACTTAACAACTCCTATTAAAAATGAAAATCCAGAAATGGGACCAAAAGCCAATCAATTGTGTATCTTAGGAACAGGAGATGATGGAAGAAAAGCTTTTATGGTACATAGATTTAAAAACTCTTTTGGAACAATGAACTATCAAGGGCATACATCTATTTGCGGACTTTCTATGCGTTCAGGAGAAGCTTCTTATTTGGGTGATTTTAAAAAATATCCCCACTTAAAACCAGATTTTGAATATTGTGAATATTTATTAACTTTTGGTACAGCTCCAGGGCAAGCAGGTAATCCTTTTAAAAGACAAAGTAAACTTCTTACAAAAGGAAGAGTAAAAGAGAATTTAAAGTGTGTAACTGTAGCACCTATGCTTACAAACTCTGATAATATAGCTGTTGGAGAAAAGAGTGAATGGATTCCTATCTTGCCAGGTGGAGACTTGGCTTTTGCAATGGGACTTTTACAAGTTATTATTGCTAACTCTTTATATAATGAGAAATATCTTAGAATTCCATCTTTAGAAGCCAAAGAGAGATTAAACGATGCTTCATATACTAATGCTACACATTTAGTGATTCAAGAGGGAAAAAATAAAGGTAAATTTTTAGAACAAGATAAAGAGCCTTTAGTTCTTGATGCAGTAGATGGAAAACTAAAAAAAGCTTCACTTGTAGACCAAGCTGAATTATTTGTTGACAAAGTGATTACTATTGATGAAACAACATATAAAGTTAAAAGTTCAATGACACTTTTAAAAGAGAGTGCATTTGAACAATCACTGGAAACTTATGCAGAAGAATCAGGGATAAGTAAAGAAAAAATTATCGCAACAGCTAAAGAGTTTACATCACATGGAAGAAAAGCTGCAACAGATTGTCATGGTGGGACTATGCATACTACAGGATTTTATACTACTTATGCAATTATGATGTTAGGTGCAATGGTAGGAAATCTAAACTACAAAGGCGGTATGAGTGCTGGTGGTGGAAGATATAAAGACTTCAAAGGTTCAAAATACAATCTTGTAGGATATAAAGGGAAAGTTAAAGCCAAAGGCTACAGAGTAGATAAAACAAGAGTAGCTTATGAAAAAACTGCTGAATTTAAAGAAAAAATAGCAAAAGGTGAAAATCCATACCCTGCAAAAGATACTTGGTATCCTTTTACAAATGCTATAGAATCAGATATTATCACTAATAGTGCAAATGAATACCCATATAAGTTAAAAGCTCTTATTAGCTGGAATGCAAATTTTGTTTATGGTCAAAGTGGTTCACAAAATATTGTAAAACTACTTAAAGACCCAAATACTTCAGTTCCTTTAATCATTGCTATTGATCCATTTATAAATGAAACATCTCAATATGCTGATTATATCGTACCTGATTCAGTTATATATGAAACTTGGGGAGTTGCAGGAGCTTGGGCTGGATCTCAAACAAAAATAAACACTGCAGCATTTCCAATGATAAAACCAAAACAAGCAAGATTTAAAAATGGTGAACCAATTTGTATGGATAGTTTTATGATTGAGTTAGGTAAAAAACTTAATCTTCCAGGATTTGGAGAAAATGCTATTGTAGGAAATGATGGTAAAAAATATCCTTTAAATAGACCTCAAGATTTTTATATAAGAGCATTTGAGAATATTGCACTTGATAAAAATGGTGTTCCTGATATCACAGATGAAGAGATTAAATTAGCAAGTTTAGAACCATATATAAAAACCTTACAAAATATTAGTGGTGAAAACTGGAGAAAAACTGCTTATGTCATGGCTAGAGGTGGAAGATTTGAAAGTAAAGAAGATGGGTATAAAGAGGATAAGTTAGCCCATAAATATACAAATATTATAAATATCTATAACCAAACTGTTGGTACATCAAAACATGCCTTAACAGGTGAAGAGTTTAGTGGAACGCCTAGATTTTATATGGCAAGACTTAATGATGGGAAACTATTAAAAGATATATATCCCAAAAATAGATTTCCAATGTTGGCATTTAGTTATAAATCAAATGTTTTATCACAATGTGATGCTTCAAGTAGTAAACTTCAACATATAAGATTTACTACTTATGTTGATATGAATCCAAGTACTGCCAAAGAAAAAGGCTTAAAACATGGAGATATGGTAAAAATAACTTCACAAGATGGTATAGTAACGGGAATGCTTAGATATAAAAATGGTTTATATCCTGAATGTATTGGTATAGAGCATGGTTTAGGAAGAGATGCGGAAGGTGCAGTTGCTGTTACAATAAACAACAAAACATTTGAAGCAAGAGTAGCAAGAAAAAGTGGTGTAAATATAAATAAATTAGGACTTCTAGACAAATCAAGAAGATTAGCCACACTTGGAGATTTTGTTATTGGTTCAAATGCTAGACAAGCAATACCTGTAGATATAACAAAAATAAGTTAA
- a CDS encoding flavodoxin, whose protein sequence is MEKIGLFFGSDTGTTEEIVEKIKDLFSQEIDIHNIANTNKDDISKYKNIIFASPTWGDGDLQSDWEDFEENLNDIDFNGKTVALLGMGDQDGYEETFCNALGHLYEYVKDANIIGQTSTQGYEFEDSTAVIDDQFIGLVLDEDNQSELTDKRLEDWVKDIENKFI, encoded by the coding sequence ATGGAAAAAATAGGTTTATTTTTTGGTAGTGATACAGGAACAACAGAAGAGATTGTAGAAAAAATTAAAGATTTATTCTCTCAAGAGATTGATATTCATAATATAGCAAATACAAATAAAGATGATATTTCAAAATATAAAAATATAATTTTTGCTTCACCAACTTGGGGAGATGGAGATTTACAATCTGACTGGGAAGATTTTGAAGAAAACTTAAACGATATTGATTTTAACGGTAAAACTGTAGCTCTTTTAGGAATGGGAGATCAAGATGGTTATGAAGAAACTTTTTGTAATGCTTTAGGTCATCTATATGAATATGTAAAAGATGCAAATATAATTGGTCAAACTTCAACACAAGGATATGAGTTTGAAGATTCAACTGCTGTTATAGATGATCAATTTATAGGTTTAGTATTAGATGAAGATAATCAAAGCGAACTAACAGATAAAAGATTAGAGGATTGGGTAAAAGATATAGAAAATAAATTTATATAA
- a CDS encoding peptidylprolyl isomerase: MAIENNQLVSINYELKIEGEVVDSNIDKEPLEFTYGSGQIIPGLESRIADMNVNDTKDINVPAQEAYGEYNPEAKQLVPKEQFGDLELQVGMPLQGQGEGGQPIQVIVTNILDNEVEVDFNHPLAGKDLDFSITIQAIK; the protein is encoded by the coding sequence ATGGCTATAGAAAACAATCAACTAGTATCGATAAACTACGAATTAAAGATAGAAGGAGAAGTTGTTGATAGCAATATTGACAAAGAACCACTAGAGTTTACATATGGTTCAGGACAAATTATTCCAGGACTAGAATCAAGAATCGCTGATATGAATGTAAATGACACAAAAGATATAAATGTACCGGCACAAGAAGCATATGGAGAATATAATCCAGAAGCAAAACAGTTAGTACCAAAAGAGCAATTTGGTGATTTAGAACTTCAAGTTGGAATGCCTCTTCAAGGTCAAGGTGAAGGTGGTCAACCTATCCAAGTAATTGTTACAAATATTTTAGATAATGAAGTTGAAGTTGATTTTAATCACCCATTAGCAGGGAAAGATTTAGATTTTTCAATTACTATCCAAGCTATTAAATAA
- the nrfD gene encoding NrfD/PsrC family molybdoenzyme membrane anchor subunit, producing the protein MDTLITTLSAITPDKVWGIDVPNYFWFTGSSAAAFIISSFAHVFGMEKYKPIAGFSLLMALVLLIAAPMNLIDDLSQPGRLANFFLYGWENFPTSPMKWGVLLLMAYPILIFFEALILYRPYFVKRMEKSSGIKRKIYSILTLGRYEINKEEDKKDHKLGFILGSIGIPLALCVHGYTGYILGAVHANYLWSTPLMPILFLASAMVSGTGLLIILIPIFQKFFTKQARVDRDIIAQLAKLLAWFIVIDLTIRALWLSFAIPFGNEPKNYLLEFFTLHFNMTVYVEYILCLIIPMIIGFTKLRHNLPLVFITGIVVAIGVWLFRWSTVIGGQTIPRSMSGFLEYTPHLIGQGSITAIVANWMLFIALVSLVTALFPWDEEMDEHYNKGVDYEQK; encoded by the coding sequence ATGGATACTTTAATCACAACACTTTCAGCAATAACTCCTGACAAAGTCTGGGGAATTGATGTACCAAACTATTTTTGGTTTACAGGTAGTTCAGCGGCTGCTTTTATTATCTCAAGTTTTGCCCATGTATTTGGGATGGAAAAGTATAAACCAATTGCAGGTTTTTCTCTTCTAATGGCACTTGTTTTACTTATAGCAGCACCAATGAATCTAATTGATGATTTATCACAACCAGGAAGATTAGCAAACTTTTTCTTATATGGATGGGAAAACTTTCCAACTTCTCCAATGAAATGGGGAGTACTTTTACTTATGGCCTACCCTATTTTGATATTTTTTGAAGCTTTGATTTTATATCGACCATATTTTGTAAAAAGAATGGAAAAAAGTTCAGGTATAAAAAGAAAAATCTATTCAATCTTAACACTTGGAAGATATGAAATAAATAAAGAAGAGGATAAAAAAGACCATAAATTAGGTTTTATTTTAGGCTCAATTGGTATTCCCTTAGCTTTATGTGTACATGGATATACAGGGTATATTTTAGGTGCAGTTCATGCAAACTACTTATGGAGTACACCTTTAATGCCAATTTTATTTTTAGCTTCAGCTATGGTTTCAGGAACTGGACTTTTAATAATCTTAATTCCAATATTCCAAAAATTCTTTACAAAACAAGCTAGAGTTGATAGAGATATTATTGCACAGCTTGCAAAACTTCTTGCTTGGTTTATAGTTATAGATTTAACAATCAGAGCATTATGGCTAAGTTTTGCAATACCTTTTGGAAATGAACCTAAAAACTACTTATTAGAGTTTTTTACACTTCATTTTAATATGACAGTATATGTGGAATATATTTTATGTTTAATTATCCCAATGATTATTGGATTTACAAAATTAAGACATAACCTACCTTTGGTTTTTATAACAGGTATTGTTGTAGCTATTGGGGTTTGGCTTTTTAGATGGAGTACAGTAATTGGTGGACAAACTATCCCTAGAAGCATGTCAGGATTTTTAGAATATACACCACACTTAATAGGACAAGGAAGTATAACAGCAATAGTAGCTAACTGGATGCTTTTTATAGCTCTTGTGTCTTTAGTAACTGCTCTTTTTCCTTGGGATGAAGAGATGGATGAGCACTATAATAAAGGAGTAGATTATGAACAAAAATAG
- a CDS encoding response regulator transcription factor yields MENENHLLDLLSNRKVLYAEDEEGIQNNVSKLLKLFFNNVITVSNGEDALDEYIINRPDVVILDICMPNIDGLEVVKKIRETNKKVPIIILSAYTDNEYLWRAVEQKICKYLTKPFNKAEFIEALKIVALELSDYSTQIKIGDGFYDTCEKKFKTENKEIQLSINESKMMDLLLSKINQSISYDEICDYIWADEEYHSKDAIKAIIKDLRKIIGKDSIKNIFAVGYKLEI; encoded by the coding sequence ATGGAAAATGAAAACCATCTATTAGACCTACTTTCTAATAGAAAAGTTCTTTATGCAGAAGATGAAGAAGGGATACAAAACAATGTATCAAAACTATTAAAACTTTTTTTTAACAATGTAATCACAGTTAGCAATGGCGAAGATGCCTTAGATGAATATATTATAAATAGACCTGATGTTGTAATTCTTGATATTTGTATGCCAAATATTGATGGCTTGGAAGTTGTAAAAAAAATCAGAGAAACAAACAAAAAAGTACCAATTATTATATTAAGTGCTTACACAGATAATGAATATTTATGGAGAGCTGTTGAACAAAAAATTTGTAAATATCTTACAAAACCATTTAATAAAGCAGAATTTATAGAGGCTTTAAAAATTGTTGCTTTAGAATTAAGTGATTATTCAACACAAATAAAGATTGGTGATGGTTTTTATGATACTTGCGAAAAAAAGTTTAAAACGGAAAATAAAGAGATTCAATTATCAATTAATGAAAGTAAAATGATGGATTTGTTGCTATCAAAAATAAATCAGTCAATCTCTTATGATGAGATATGTGATTATATTTGGGCTGATGAAGAGTATCACTCTAAAGATGCCATTAAAGCTATTATAAAAGATTTGAGAAAAATCATTGGCAAAGATTCAATAAAAAATATTTTTGCAGTAGGATATAAACTTGAAATTTAA
- a CDS encoding ATP-binding protein: MKFNIDKLQKNTSTKTKTTVLVIGMFFVLSLFFVYMQYATTKEFIQESQKAYEKKLNSIFEESIIRVEKFYHNRGLANLNSYGIQEALSNQDKNKLYALSKNRWKILRNENRFLKSMIFFDKDKNLLTYLGESPANNITPSNNSLFIDTSNNHLNYIITISSKNNGYLVFMIDSIYFLSEIYELANIESYIVSNDKTKPIISLKNSKGLSLTNYLTKQKNEVPKLFNLDSNIFTTHHIKINNVVSDNSFEILFFQDITSGQQRLSNTVLKSFFLISILGTIALIVMHYGFKVLIVRLEESQEELSSLNKNLEKRVEEEVALKTKKEKEAKEKERILVHQSKLASMGEMIGSIAHQWRQPLTQLSSILVFIELLYEKNKLTKEELRGSIQEAEEQIKFMSKTIDDFRNFFKPDKEKKVFSPKQSIEKSLSLISSSLENHKIKVAIDFKNEFTINGYENEFSQVILNILSNAKDILIEEKIKNPQITIKVDKYKNKSQIQICDNAGGIKLSPLEKVFEPYVSTKHASTGTGIGLYMSKNIIEKSMNGSLSVHNNEKGACFTILL; the protein is encoded by the coding sequence TTGAAATTTAATATTGATAAACTACAAAAAAATACCTCTACAAAAACTAAAACAACAGTTTTAGTAATCGGGATGTTTTTTGTTTTATCTCTATTTTTTGTATATATGCAATATGCAACAACAAAAGAGTTTATTCAAGAGAGTCAAAAAGCCTATGAAAAAAAACTAAACTCTATTTTTGAAGAATCTATTATAAGAGTTGAAAAGTTTTACCATAATAGAGGATTGGCAAATTTAAACTCTTATGGGATACAAGAGGCACTAAGTAACCAAGATAAAAACAAACTTTATGCACTTTCAAAAAATCGTTGGAAAATTTTAAGAAATGAAAATAGATTTTTAAAATCTATGATTTTTTTTGATAAAGATAAAAATCTACTAACCTATTTAGGTGAAAGCCCTGCAAATAATATAACACCTTCAAACAACTCTTTATTTATAGATACTTCAAACAATCATTTAAATTATATAATAACTATTTCTTCTAAAAACAATGGATATTTAGTATTTATGATAGATTCAATATATTTCTTATCTGAGATATATGAGCTTGCAAATATAGAATCTTATATTGTTTCAAATGATAAAACAAAACCTATAATAAGCCTAAAAAACTCTAAGGGGTTATCTTTAACAAACTATTTAACAAAACAAAAAAACGAAGTACCAAAACTATTTAATTTAGATTCAAATATATTTACAACACACCATATAAAAATCAATAATGTAGTAAGTGATAATAGCTTTGAAATCCTATTTTTCCAAGATATCACCTCTGGACAACAAAGACTATCTAATACTGTGCTAAAAAGTTTTTTTCTTATATCTATTTTAGGAACAATTGCGTTAATAGTTATGCATTATGGATTTAAAGTATTAATTGTAAGACTAGAAGAGAGTCAAGAGGAGCTATCTTCTTTAAATAAAAATCTTGAAAAAAGAGTGGAAGAAGAGGTTGCTTTAAAAACAAAAAAAGAGAAAGAAGCAAAAGAGAAAGAGAGAATATTAGTTCATCAAAGTAAATTAGCAAGTATGGGTGAGATGATAGGAAGTATTGCCCACCAATGGAGACAACCTTTAACACAACTTAGTAGTATTTTGGTTTTTATAGAACTTTTATATGAAAAAAACAAACTTACAAAAGAGGAATTAAGAGGCTCTATTCAAGAAGCAGAAGAACAAATAAAGTTTATGTCTAAAACCATAGATGACTTTAGAAACTTTTTTAAACCAGATAAAGAGAAAAAAGTTTTTAGTCCAAAACAAAGTATAGAAAAAAGTTTATCTCTTATCTCTTCTAGTTTAGAAAACCATAAAATAAAAGTAGCTATAGATTTTAAAAATGAGTTTACAATAAATGGATATGAAAATGAATTCTCTCAAGTTATCCTAAATATCTTAAGTAATGCAAAAGATATATTAATAGAAGAGAAAATCAAAAACCCACAAATTACAATCAAAGTTGATAAATATAAAAACAAATCACAGATACAAATTTGTGATAATGCAGGTGGAATAAAACTCTCTCCTTTAGAGAAAGTATTTGAACCCTATGTTAGTACAAAACACGCAAGTACTGGTACAGGGATAGGTTTATATATGAGTAAAAATATTATAGAAAAAAGTATGAATGGCTCATTAAGTGTTCATAACAACGAAAAAGGAGCTTGTTTTACAATTCTTCTATAA
- a CDS encoding polysaccharide deacetylase family protein, with the protein MKFFITFFIFFSFLFSSEILNYKVVNKSVVYKNKDYRVLRTFEKSKISYYLIVDENTLETKIIEKSKIIKFKTKNLKDSRYQTLLEKYKEPPFLLQNYGATQIDTKYVYITVDMCPSRKKGYEKDFFKNIIKKYANSSITLFISGTWIENHKENFLELVRLKKQKQLDIIFGNHTFSHPYKKENPLIKNFLLSDNIDIKYEILELEKLLLSYDITPAILFRFPGLVADKKSILLVNSLGMIPIGTNAWLAKEEPIQDGSIILVHGNKNEPMGIKKFDNIVKNKDLEISSILKDLH; encoded by the coding sequence ATGAAGTTTTTTATTACCTTTTTTATATTTTTTAGTTTTTTGTTTTCAAGTGAAATTTTAAACTACAAAGTTGTAAACAAATCAGTTGTTTATAAAAACAAAGATTATAGAGTTTTACGTACATTTGAAAAAAGCAAAATAAGTTATTATCTAATTGTTGATGAGAATACTTTAGAAACCAAAATTATAGAAAAATCAAAAATCATAAAATTTAAAACTAAAAACTTAAAAGATTCTAGATATCAAACCCTTCTGGAAAAATATAAAGAACCACCTTTTTTACTTCAAAACTATGGTGCAACTCAAATTGATACAAAATATGTTTATATCACTGTTGATATGTGTCCTTCAAGAAAAAAGGGTTATGAAAAAGATTTTTTTAAAAATATTATAAAAAAATATGCAAACAGTTCTATTACTCTTTTCATATCAGGAACTTGGATAGAAAACCATAAAGAAAATTTTTTAGAACTTGTTAGATTAAAAAAACAAAAACAACTTGATATAATTTTTGGAAATCATACCTTTAGTCATCCCTATAAAAAAGAAAACCCTCTTATTAAAAATTTTCTCTTATCAGATAATATTGATATTAAATATGAAATCTTAGAATTAGAAAAACTACTTTTATCATATGATATAACACCAGCTATATTATTTAGATTTCCAGGACTTGTAGCAGACAAAAAGAGTATTTTATTAGTAAATAGTTTAGGCATGATTCCCATAGGTACAAATGCTTGGTTGGCAAAAGAAGAGCCAATACAAGATGGGAGTATTATCTTAGTTCATGGAAACAAAAATGAGCCAATGGGTATAAAAAAGTTTGATAATATAGTAAAAAACAAGGATTTGGAAATCTCTTCTATCTTAAAAGATTTACACTAA
- a CDS encoding FKBP-type peptidyl-prolyl cis-trans isomerase, which translates to MAIKNKQLVVMHYELKVNGAQIETNFDGSPIEFSYGTGEIIPGLEEAIQDMNEGETKEVKIPAEKAYGKHDPSLTETLPISDFEGIDLEIGLVLEADDDNGDLIKATVTEVTKDEVTVDYNHPFADCDLDFKVFIKRIV; encoded by the coding sequence ATGGCTATAAAAAATAAACAACTTGTAGTTATGCATTATGAATTAAAAGTTAATGGTGCACAAATAGAAACAAACTTTGATGGAAGTCCTATAGAGTTTTCATATGGTACTGGTGAGATTATTCCAGGTTTAGAAGAAGCTATTCAAGATATGAATGAGGGTGAAACAAAAGAGGTGAAAATTCCTGCAGAAAAAGCTTACGGAAAACATGACCCTAGTTTAACTGAGACTTTACCTATTTCAGATTTTGAAGGTATTGACTTAGAGATTGGTTTGGTTTTAGAAGCTGATGATGATAACGGTGATTTAATAAAAGCAACAGTTACTGAAGTTACAAAAGATGAAGTTACTGTTGACTATAACCATCCATTTGCAGATTGTGATTTAGATTTTAAAGTATTTATAAAAAGAATAGTTTGA
- the dsrO gene encoding sulfate reduction electron transfer complex DsrMKJOP subunit DsrO — MDESKRNFIKGGLATLFVATTSAKAFSLKNPGRDEEDLRYIGNKNKQYAMVIDLRQCVGCQACTSACMVENDVPINQNRTSVTEMELGEFPDVRKAFLPQLCNHCDDPACVPVCPTGATFKREDGIVVVDSEICWGCGYCANACPYDKRFMNSKTKVMDKCTFCAHRVDEGLLPACVETCVGGARIFGDLNDKTSEVSKLLANYPTNTLKTEQGTKPQVFYIGLDGRVENVLNATANLDDIMRKEIGLDKQEWATMLGEK, encoded by the coding sequence ATGGATGAATCAAAAAGAAATTTCATAAAAGGCGGACTTGCCACACTTTTTGTCGCAACAACTTCTGCAAAAGCTTTTTCACTAAAAAATCCCGGAAGAGATGAAGAAGACTTAAGATATATCGGAAATAAAAATAAACAATATGCAATGGTAATTGACTTAAGACAATGTGTTGGTTGTCAAGCTTGTACATCTGCATGTATGGTAGAAAATGATGTACCAATAAATCAAAATAGAACTTCAGTAACAGAGATGGAATTGGGTGAATTTCCAGATGTAAGAAAAGCATTTTTACCTCAGCTTTGCAACCACTGTGATGATCCAGCTTGTGTTCCTGTATGTCCTACTGGTGCTACATTTAAAAGAGAAGATGGAATTGTAGTTGTAGATTCTGAAATCTGTTGGGGATGTGGTTATTGTGCAAATGCCTGTCCATACGATAAAAGATTTATGAATAGCAAAACAAAAGTTATGGATAAATGTACATTCTGTGCTCACAGAGTTGATGAAGGTTTACTTCCAGCATGTGTTGAAACTTGTGTTGGTGGAGCTAGAATTTTTGGTGATTTAAATGATAAAACATCAGAGGTTTCAAAACTATTAGCAAATTATCCAACTAATACTCTAAAAACAGAACAAGGAACTAAGCCACAAGTATTTTATATAGGACTAGATGGTCGTGTAGAAAATGTATTAAATGCCACAGCAAATCTCGATGATATTATGAGAAAAGAGATTGGTCTTGATAAACAAGAATGGGCAACAATGCTAGGAGAAAAATAA
- a CDS encoding DUF1328 family protein, with translation MLSWSFAFLILAIIAGVLGFTGIAGAAASIAKILFFIFLILLIVSAVSRALRGKTP, from the coding sequence ATGTTATCATGGTCTTTTGCCTTTTTAATTTTAGCAATTATTGCTGGAGTTTTAGGTTTTACAGGTATTGCAGGTGCTGCTGCAAGTATTGCAAAAATATTATTTTTTATTTTTTTAATACTTCTTATAGTTTCAGCAGTTTCAAGAGCTCTTAGGGGAAAAACTCCTTAG